The DNA region GCATCATataatatttgtcaaattaaagaacattaaaaatttgaaatgaatGTTGTCCTATCCTAATTAAGGTGAAAAGATGTTGGTGTGGCACATACACCTCCAAGCTATGGGATAGTACTGGTTCTCTTCAACTACCATTGTGGTTCTGATTGACACCTCAACTGGAACACAAGGCCTGCATTGGTTGCACTTTGAATGGCATATTGTAGCTGGAAATGAGCCTTGCCTTGGAATTGGATTTGCTTTCCTAATCCTTCCATCAAAACTTCTCTTATTCTTAtatgttgctgttgctgttgcaggaccctgaaattaattaaaaatggtttttcaaattcattaataaataaaagGGACGGTAGTAAAATAATTAGCATGAATGCGCTCACCGGTGCATGAGAAGGGGAGTTTGCAATTGCAAGGTTTCGGGAATGGACTTGGCAAGTGTGGTTGTTGAGGataagaaggaggaggaagaggaagacaaTGAGTGCTGCTTTAGGCTTCTTTGGTGTTGGTTCCATCGTTATTATGATTATGAATAACACCCTGGCCTGTTCCTTCTGATATATATTGTCTTGTACTAGTAGTAATGTAGTATAATAGTTTGGCAATTATATTATAAGGTATGCAAATTTGGGAGCAGTTGaaacatctctctctctctctgtaaaAGGAAATGGTCAAGATGCCCCCTCCCCCACCACATGTGTGTGTAATCATTCACATTCATTCTCCACACACAGaatcactcactcactcacattTTGATCTCATTTGATTTTGTGGAGGTTAATTCAAGTCATCACACACACACATGAATCTCAGATTCTGAATGTTATACACAGCATTTTGATTCGATTTTACACTCAATCACATGCTCCCACGATAAATAGGTTGCATTGCTCAGTCAAATAATAGTGCCTCCGACACTAGCAGTTCTAAATTATCAAATATGATCACAGGATTTCTGTATTCAACGAGCTGGAGTAGCTCAGTTGGTTAGAGCGTGTGGCTGTTAACCACAAGGTCGAAGGTTCAACCCCTTCCTCTAGCGCATTTCTTCAATTATTTTTGACTGCCTCCATTATTATTGTCAATACTTCGGAGCATGGTGACTGCTGCATGGGCCTTTGGACTCGGTGCGCATCGTTGGGCTTTATGGTGCACAcacaaattatttatatatctaACTTTTGTATACaaactaattttttaaatatcaattatcaaaattaaaattattagttAAATATAAGGTTGCCCTTCCAAATTGAGGAAGTTTAAGTAGAAAGTTTTGCACTCTTAAAATAACGGTTTAGTTAAATTGGTAAAATGAAAGATATGACTTGGTTGACATACGGTCTTACAATCACTCTGCTAGGGCTTGATTATTACAGAAGGTTATGAAGGCACTATTCCTTCTCCGgatggaggagaaggaggacagAGAGCATCGAAGCTCTCTTTTAGAGATAAACTATTGGGAGTGATCACAACACCACCTTAAAGAGAGAAAGATAATCTATTCGAGAATGGCTTGATGAAAGTGAAGCTTTTTAATGGTAAATAGGCTGTTACTCAAAGTTTATGTAGAGAAGTCAGTTAAGACTTGTGTGCCCCTTGGAGTGAGGCGCTGGTGGTGAGTTTGTTGGGAAGAAGTTAGGTTATATGATCATTAAGGCACGTTGAGGCTTATAAGGGACTTTGATCTTATGGATATTGACAATGATTTCTTTCGATGAAATTTGATCCAGAGGGGGGACAAGAAACAAAATGTCATGGAGGGCGGGTCGTTGACCCCTATCTCTATTCAAGGGTTGTGTTGATCTTTTCCCCTAGTGTTTGACACTTTCTCCCTAGTCTTCTCTAGGCACTATGGCCCAACAATTTAGCCTTGTTGAAGTTTTTGTTGATTTTAGCTGTCAGCAGTAGTAGCTCTTTGAGAAGTAGTAGGTGAGGAGGATGCTAAGGAGGTAGAAACTTGCTACTTAATAAAATTGTACACAAATTTTGACGAATAAACATCAGACCAATGAAACTCATCAACAATACACAATATAGGCAAATGAATAGTAATAACCTGATGTGTCGTTGCCAGACATATATTATGCAAAATCAACACACAGTTCTAAAAGGTAAAGCAAGGGAAATCGAATATGAAACTGTGTGAATACCCACCTCATTAACCAAGTCTCAATAAAAAGTAATCGGGAAACTGTTGGACAATCTTCTATCCTCCTAAATATGCACACTAGTGGTGTATTTTTCTAATGGTGGCCTTAGTGGTGTATCTTTCTCAATCCTTACTTGGTCAAGCATCCTTACCATTAGAAAAATACACCACCTAAAAAAGCCCGATTAAGTAAAGATCGAGAAAGACAATAGTTTGAAATTGAAAgtatttttcctatttttttcgGTAAACTCAAAAGTTTTCCAACCCTAAGTTGTGATGGCATTTATGGAAAGTGGAAACTCAGCActataaacaaaaattaaaatttatgctACTGCTCTTGGTATTTTGGCACAAGTATTCCATTTTTATGCTTGGCTTGTGAATGACTCGTgttttttagaagaaagaaaaagaccttgattttgattgttattattactattactaTTTTTGGAGATATAACCAGTTTATTTATGATGGATTGAATTCTTATCTCAAGTCAAGTGTgaacaaaaatgaaaagaaaaaagaaggttGGAATTTGGAGAAGGAAATGATAAAGAAATATTATAGCTTGATGTCTTCATCCGTTGACTGACTCCACGCTTACTGGCTACTGCAAGTGCAAAGAGAGTACTGAGCAGTGAGAAATGTAAACAACATTGTTACTTCCTTCCCCTACTAAACAATAATTCAGAGCTGACAATTTGattttgaaggaaaaaaatgaaGCATTGGAAATGGTCAGTGAGGTTGTTTGTAATTGTAGGGTTGGTTTTGCATGTGTCAATGGCGAGATTCGTGGTGGAAAAGAACAGCTTGTCGTCGGACAAGATTAATGGGACATACGATACTGCCATCGCCAACTTCGGGATACCTCAGTACCTTGGGCGGGAACGTCATGTATCCCGAGAGCGAGAGTAACAACCACGGCTGTAAAGACTTTGAACCTGACTCCTTCAAATCACACCCCGGTGTTCTTCCTCCTACCATCCTTTTACTCGATCGCGGAAGTCAGATTTCATTTCATCTCTTAATTTGGAATGTCGTCACGTCAGTCTTAGGTTTTATTTCATGCCTTCTTTGTTCCTTTGCAGATTGCTTCTTTGCTTTGAAGGTCTGGAATGCCCAGAAGGCTGGAGCTTCTGCTGTTCTTGTTGCAGATAATGTTGAGGAACCTTTAATAACTATGGACACTCCTCAAGAGTATCAGGATGGGTCATCTCAGAAATACATAGACAACATAACAATACCATCTGCTCTCATTGAAAAACGTTTGGCTCAAAAATTAAAGGATGCCATAAGTGATGGGGACATTGTCACTGTAAACCTTGATTGGCGAGAGGCTGTCCCGCATCCTGATGATCGTGTGGAGTATGAGTTGTGGACCAACAGCAATGATCAGTGTAGACTCAAATGTCATGTGTTGATGGAATTTATGAAGGATTTCAAGGGGGCAGCGCAGATACTAGAGAAAGGCGGTTACACTCATTTTACACCCCACTATATAACTTGGTACTGTCCTAATGCCTTCACGTTCAGTAAACAGTGTAAGTCTCAATGCATAAACAATGGGAGATATTGCGCTCCGGATCCTGAGCAGGACTTCACTACAGGTTATGATGGGAAAGATGTGGTTATTCAAAATTTAAGGCAGCTATGTGTTTTCAAGGTTGCAAATGAAACCAAAAACCCTTGGCTGTGGTGGGACTATGTAACTGATTTTCAAATCAGATGCCCaatgaaggagaaaaagtaCAATAAGGAATGTGCAAATGCTGTCCTAAAATCACTGGGTGAGTGAATCATCATTACTTATCAGGTTTTATGTTTTCTTGCAGCTGTTGAGAATGACCTTGCTAATACATTTATTCAATATTTGCAGGTCTTGATATCGCAAAGATTGAAAAATGCATGGGAGATCCAAATGCTGATACTGAAAATTCTATTTTGAAGGAAGAGCAAAATGCCCAAGTATTgtcttttataattaattgcttTAAGTTTATGTCATCATTTTAATTCACTGTATCGGCATAACCACATATAAAGATGTTTAACAAAACTAGTTCTTGTAGGTTGGAAAGGGATCCCGAGGTGATGTTACCATATTGCCTACTCTTGTTGTAAACAATCGACAATATCGAGGTTTGTCCTGTATGCTTGTGTAATAGGCTAATAGCCATATGGATTTCTGATTTAAATGGAGTCTTTCCAGGAAAATTGGAGAAAGGTGCTGTTCTAAAGGCTATTTGTTCTGGGTTTGAGGAAACTACTGAACCAGCTGTTTGTTTAAGCAGTGGTAAATGTTCATTTTCTTTTGGCATAACTTTCTATTGGTATAAGACAAATACACGTTGTAGATTCCTTGGTTCTGGACCTGATTCCTCTGAGTGGCATACTTTTCTGGCAGATATGGAGACAAATGAGTGCTTGACGAACAATGGTGGTTGTTGGCAGGATAAAGCGGCTAACGTTACTGCATGCAAGGTATTTTTCTGCATGAGAACAGCT from Lotus japonicus ecotype B-129 chromosome 2, LjGifu_v1.2 includes:
- the LOC130736103 gene encoding EPIDERMAL PATTERNING FACTOR-like protein 5: MEPTPKKPKAALIVFLFLLLLILNNHTCQVHSRNLAIANSPSHAPGPATATATYKNKRSFDGRIRKANPIPRQGSFPATICHSKCNQCRPCVPVEVSIRTTMVVEENQYYPIAWRCMCHTNIFSP